The DNA window taaaaggacaAATAAGTCATTATAGTTCAATCATATTAAATGAATTCTTAAGCGTATGttataagtatataaataatcaACACTACCACAAAGAGCTCCATATCAGCTTAACAAAATCATCCATGGGAATTCCTTTGCCTCCTTGCTATCTTACTCTTTTTCTCCTCCTTTTCATCTCATTCAACAATGTCGGCCATCGAAACCTCGTTTTCGCCAACGATGCCCTGATTGAAGCCCAATGTCACAATGCTGAAGTCCCCGAAACCTGCATAAAATGCGTAAAATCTGATTCTCGAAGTCAATCAGCCAATAAAGTTGGCATTGCTGCCATCATCATAACTTGTCTTAGCAACAAAGCCACGACCTTGATAAACAACATGACGACTCTTGCTTCGGGCGCTCGCGACAAGAACTTGAAAGTGGCTCTCCGAGGTTGCGAGAAAGGGTTTTACTACACGAAAACCAATTTGATCGCTGCGACGAACCGATTGAAGGGGAAAGAATATGATCAAACGAATCTTCTGGTGAAACAAGCGCTCGAAGAAGAATTTGTTTGTAAGATGAAAGTGGAGGTTTTACGATTTAACTTTCCGAGTAGTGTCACGTTTGACATGGGAGTTTACGAGGAACTTTCAACTGCAGTAATGAGAATAGTTGATAGGTTTGTATGAGagtgaaaaatggaaaataaaaataaagcattatatcagataatattatatatttcatttgaatAAAAACTACCCTTGTTGAGTGTTTTTGTGTGTATTTATATGATCCAGTTATTGTTCATAGATGTAATGTCATAGATAAGTTTCATGTATGTCTACACGTACCCTACTTTAGGTCTAAAACGTGTTTATACGACGGGGGTTCACTTATGTGATGGCATGCGAACCCAACATTATGCGGCCTcatgtgcgaacttgaaatgtaAATTGTATATAATCCGACCCGGACCCAATCAAATTATGGGTCGATAATAGTGA is part of the Gossypium hirsutum isolate 1008001.06 chromosome D11, Gossypium_hirsutum_v2.1, whole genome shotgun sequence genome and encodes:
- the LOC107962267 gene encoding uncharacterized protein, which produces MGIPLPPCYLTLFLLLFISFNNVGHRNLVFANDALIEAQCHNAEVPETCIKCVKSDSRSQSANKVGIAAIIITCLSNKATTLINNMTTLASGARDKNLKVALRGCEKGFYYTKTNLIAATNRLKGKEYDQTNLLVKQALEEEFVCKMKVEVLRFNFPSSVTFDMGVYEELSTAVMRIVDRFV